In Halanaerobium praevalens DSM 2228, the DNA window TGCTTTATCTTCGATTGCAGCTTTAATTGGAATTGGAGGGGCTAGATTAGGTTACGAATTTTTAGATCCCTTAGCTGGTTTAGTTGTTGCTTTTTTAATTTTAAAAGTTGGCTATGAGATAATGAGAGATACAGCTTATGAATTAATGGATGGTCGACCTGAACTCGAAAAAGTAGATGAAATTGGAGCAATAGCTAATTCAATTGCTGGAGTCATTGAAATTCATGATCTGAAATTAAGAAGTTATGGCCCAAGTTATATTGTGGATTTAAAAATAGTGGTTCAAGATCAATTATCAGTTTTTGAAGGCCATAAAATTGCTTCTAAAGTTGAAAACGAAATAATAGAAAAAAGTGATTCTGTTAAAGATGTATTAGTTCATGTTGATCCATATTCTATTCATCACAGCTGAAAAATTAATTAAAAATAAAGTGGATAACTAGGTTTTAAGCCAAACTTATCCACAAGTTAATCACAAAACAGGTGTTTTATCCACAACTATTAACAATTAATCAACAAATATTGTGGACTAATCCAGGTATTTACTAACAAGTTATCCACAAATTGTGGATATAAAATAATAATTATTTAAAATAATCAAAATCTTAGGAGTGAAAAAAGAATTTTAAAACTATAATTAGATTCTAAAAAGGAGGACACAAATGAGAAGATTTTCTCGAGTTAAATCAAGTGAAATTGGGCATAGTCCAGGAACTTTAAATGGGATTGAAAAACAAGTAGAAGCTAAAATTGATTTAATTCAATTTCAAGAAGATGAGTTTAAGCAAAAAAGTGTAGAGAAGCTAAGTTTAGAATTAATAGATTCTGAATTTGTTAATTGGATTAATATTAATGGAATTCATGATGTTGAATTAGTTAAAGAATTAGGAGAATTAATTAATTTACATCCTCTGACTTTAGAAGATATTACTAATACTCGTCAGCGTCCTAAAAAAGAAGAATTTGATAATTATTTGATCACAATTTTAGATATGCTAAGTTATAAGGGTGATTATATTCAGTCAGAACAGGTTAGTTTAATTTTATTAGAGAATACAGTTATTACTTTTCAAGAAGCAGGTGGTGATGATTTTGAAAATGTAAGAACTAGAATTGCTCAAAAAAAAGGGCAAATTAGAAAAAAAGAAGCTGATTATTTATTTTACGCTTTATTAGATGCTATAGTTGATAACTATTTTTATATTTTAGAAAGAAATGAAGAAGTTTTAGAAGAACTTGATGATTTAGTTATAGCATCTCAGACTGGCCCTGATACTTTAGAAATCATTCAGAATTTAAAACAAGAAATGGTTTTTTTAAGAAAAACAATCTGGCCTTTAAGTACAATGTTTGGTAATCTTTATAGGGTTGACTCACCTTTATTAAAAGAAGAGACAGATTATTATTTAAGAGATGTTTATGATCATATAAATCAATTAATGGACGAAATTGATTTTAGTCGTGATATGTTAGCAAGTATGTTAGATATTTATTTATCCAATAAAAGTAATAAAATGAATGAAGTAATGCAATTTTTAACAGTTATTTCTACAATTTTTATTCCCCTAACTTTTATTGCTGGAGTTTATGGAATGAACTTTAGCTATATGCCAGAATTAGAACATGAAATTGCCTATCCTGCTATTATGTTTTTGATGCTTGTGATTGCAGTTATTCAATTAATTTATTTTAAGAGTAAAAAATGGCTTTAGATCTTTTAGCAATTATTTCAGCAGCAGGAACAGGAGCAGTTACTGGCTATTTAACAAATAATCTGGCATTAAAAA includes these proteins:
- the corA gene encoding magnesium/cobalt transporter CorA — translated: MRRFSRVKSSEIGHSPGTLNGIEKQVEAKIDLIQFQEDEFKQKSVEKLSLELIDSEFVNWININGIHDVELVKELGELINLHPLTLEDITNTRQRPKKEEFDNYLITILDMLSYKGDYIQSEQVSLILLENTVITFQEAGGDDFENVRTRIAQKKGQIRKKEADYLFYALLDAIVDNYFYILERNEEVLEELDDLVIASQTGPDTLEIIQNLKQEMVFLRKTIWPLSTMFGNLYRVDSPLLKEETDYYLRDVYDHINQLMDEIDFSRDMLASMLDIYLSNKSNKMNEVMQFLTVISTIFIPLTFIAGVYGMNFSYMPELEHEIAYPAIMFLMLVIAVIQLIYFKSKKWL